Genomic DNA from Marinobacter sp. LV10MA510-1:
AAAGATCAGGTGTGGGTAATGTACGACCGTGAGTCACCGGCCAAATACTCCGATGATAATCACGGACAAGCTTGGTTGAAGGTCAAAAAAAATGGTGTAAATGTTGCACTTTCCAATGTTTGTTTTGAGTATTGGCTACTGCTTCATCTTACGGAAACCAGCCAGCCTGCAAATAGTTGTGATGATTTGACTGGTACGGTGGCATTCAAATCTGCTTTTCGAGAAATCGGGTTTAGTAACTATCAAAAGGGCGAAGCCCAAGTGGCGGAGGAGTTGATAACTAGAGACCGGATTGAAAATGCGAAAAGACGAGCTCGACGTATTAATAAGCAAGCGCAGGCAGGTTGTCCTGCATCTGACGTCGAACTGCCTTACCGGTTGAACCCGTATACAAATGTTTACGAGGTGCTGGAGGCAATTAATGGAGTGGCTGGCTAACAAATTGGATAAAACCGGAACAGATTTTTAATCTGCCCCCGTCTTTTAAGCCAAGGACAGACTTAAAGTCTGTCCTTGGCAACCGGCAACAAGGATGCATGGCATGACTATTTCGCCTGAAAAAGTCTGGTTTGATGAAGACAACCTTTGGGTAATGCTGTCGGATGTGCGAACTATCGGTGCACCTTTGGCATGGTTTCCAAGCCTTCTGCACGCGGACCCAGTGAGCCGGCAAGGTTTTGAATTGAGTGTACATGGCATTCATTGGGGCGCGCTGGATGAGGATATCAGCGTAATGGGGCTCTTAGCAGGCTTCGGCGACCAAACCCGGCGCAACAGGAAAAGAGCTGCTTAGTAGTGCGAGAGGGGGCAGATGTGAGCGCGACCGGGATACTGACATCTTCGTACAGCTGGCCATCGTAGGCCCGGTAGATTTCGTTGGATAACGTCAGGTGCCAGCCATTTGGCAGGTGGCGTTCAAGGGTGTCGGAAAGGATTCCTTGGGTGGGCTCGCCAATATCGGCCAGCACCTTCTGCATCACGCTGTCAACAACGCTCAGGTCGGCCGCGGGCCTACCCGTCTTGCAGCTTTGTCCCGCCATGGCCCGGATATTCAGGTAACCGACGGCGTCATTGAGGCGCCCCCACTCCACTACCAGATCTTCGTAATAATGAATGAGCTCTGCGATGGCGCCCGTACAAAGCTTCTGGCAACTGATGGTGGTTTCTTCAAACAGGGTGTATTGGTCGCTCTCTATCAGCAGTATTTTGCCGTAACCCTGAGAACGCCGGGCACCCTGAAGGTCGCTAAAAACAGGGGCCGAGGGGGAGTGGTCACGTTTTTGGCCAGTCTTCATAGAGAACTCCAGGTCCGTTTGTGCGACGCATGACGGGTCTCCACCATAAGATAGGATTTAATCCTACTCCATCCTGCGGAGATAATGACGACTGCGGCGACCAAATTTAGTTCACCACTACACGCTAGGCCGCTCGCTCCAGCAGTCGGGATTCAGGTCCCGACATGACCTATGTCATATTATTCCGCCGGTTTGAGGCTACACTGAAAGTTCGCCACACCCTCTGATCCAGGAACACATATGGCACATCAAGACAAGACTGGCATCCCTTGGCTGGCACTAGGGCTACCCATAGCGCTCGGGCTCGCCTGGGTCACCCAGGGTAGCGGGGTGATTGAGGACGACCCGGAGCGCAATATCGCAATCCCCGATGAGCTGACCATGCCGTTGCAGGTTCAGGCCGCGTACAACGACGAGCGGATCTTCTTCCGCTATCGCTGGCCCGCCGAACGCCCGCATATCCTCCATGACGTGCTGGTCTACGAGGATGGCGACTGGGTGAAAAAAGGCAGCGCAGTGCCCGGCTCCAACCCGGACGGCCTCCACGAAGATCGCGTCGCGATGATGCTCGATGACGGCAGTGTGCCAGACTTCGCCCGCTACGGTGGCTACATGACCATCGGGGCTGGGGCCGCTGGCTTCACTGACGAGGCCCCGGAAGAGGTTACCAAGTCGATGCCCGGCACTCGCATCGACCTTGGTGACTGGGCCAGCCGCCAGGCGCCGGAGACTCTCCAGGCCCAGCGCGAAGCCGGCTACTTTCTCGACCTCTGGCACTGGCGCGGCCATCGCTCCAACCCGCTGAACCTTTCCGATGACCAGTGGGTCGGCGCGGAACGCTCCGGTGACGCGGGACGCAGCCCCTACACGACCAACTGGGATGGCGATGCCGGCCAACCGCTGTGGATGCTCGACCCAGAAGAAGCGGGCCAGGCCGCCCTGCGCTGGGAGGACATCGAGGCCGGCCGAGTAGAC
This window encodes:
- a CDS encoding RloB family protein; the encoded protein is MVNEAVTFSKSLDFKKDQVWVMYDRESPAKYSDDNHGQAWLKVKKNGVNVALSNVCFEYWLLLHLTETSQPANSCDDLTGTVAFKSAFREIGFSNYQKGEAQVAEELITRDRIENAKRRARRINKQAQAGCPASDVELPYRLNPYTNVYEVLEAINGVAG
- a CDS encoding DUF2442 domain-containing protein; translated protein: MLSDVRTIGAPLAWFPSLLHADPVSRQGFELSVHGIHWGALDEDISVMGLLAGFGDQTRRNRKRAA
- a CDS encoding ethylbenzene dehydrogenase-related protein; the encoded protein is MAHQDKTGIPWLALGLPIALGLAWVTQGSGVIEDDPERNIAIPDELTMPLQVQAAYNDERIFFRYRWPAERPHILHDVLVYEDGDWVKKGSAVPGSNPDGLHEDRVAMMLDDGSVPDFARYGGYMTIGAGAAGFTDEAPEEVTKSMPGTRIDLGDWASRQAPETLQAQREAGYFLDLWHWRGHRSNPLNLSDDQWVGAERSGDAGRSPYTTNWDGDAGQPLWMLDPEEAGQAALRWEDIEAGRVDFDSPYFLAEDTAIDFDPSHDWQNGDVIPRRLVRQPEGSRGDITVLGEGRWNDGYWDVTLSRRLDTGNPLDDKILHDQGLYTAAFAVHRNATGGRWHLVSLPVSLGLGRDADLTAIPFQGRTPDWADDWKEVTLFYPGQVNWPLLVSRAHAGAPDIAEGTPVRARHSERQLAIYGVEMEFNDAIIRQWILTLIAGLIAMFGVVVALLPAFRNTSNNRKGEPS